TGTAAACGAATCGATCACACAGAATTACCCAAGAAATATGGGTTTCCACCAATTGTCGTAGTTCGGTCACCTTGGGAAATTTCCCCTCGGAAAGTAGCCTATCAATTTGATCTCTTCTCATTCTTAAGATAGTGTACGGCCTTTTGCAGCATGGCTTCGATATTATCGTTCGTAGATTGCAAGGTTAAATGGGGCTGTTCCAAAGCTTCCCATTGCTCTTTAATCAATCGGTAAACTCTTAGGTCAGCTTCGCTAAACAACCTATCCTCTTTCAACCGCTCCCGTATTACATCCTCATTGGCCTGTATTTCAATAAACACAATACTTCCCTTTCCTTTGGAAATAAAGGGTTTTCTGGTTGCCTTAAAATGAAATGTAGCATCTAAAACCAAATCAGTGTTCGTATTGATGGCCGCCTCCATCTTGTTCAGCAATATTTCGTAGACCTTGGCCGTCTCCGATTTGGAATAGGTCCGTTTCGGAAAAAGTTCCTTTCTTAGCCTATCGCTATTGAAGTATTGTGCATGGATTGTTTCTGCAAGCCTACTTGCGAAATAGCTTTTACCAGAACCCGGAAGACCACAGACCAGTATTACCATACTTTTTTCTTGAAATGGGCAATTGTCGTAAAGCCTAGTCTTTCGGCGCTATAAAAAATACCCAAATCCCATACAGCAGAACAGTAGCTATTACAATAATGATAATCCCCAAGGTGCTATAATTCATTTTATTACCGTCTTTTCTTGTGCTACGTTTCATAATCAAGCATATTTATCGCCTAACATCCAACAAGGGGTTTAATCTTTCCAGAATGTCTTGTGCAAAATCAGGTACATCTTCTATGATGGATTCACCGGTCAACGCATCAACATCTTCCATTTTATAACTGCCTTCGCCTGAAGTGGTCAGTACCACAATTTTTTTTGAGTCGTTCTTAGTGCGTTCTATAAATGCTTTGACCTCGGTGGGAGGTTTCCAATTTTCCCAAGTGTGTGCTATTAAAATGGCGTTAAAATCCTCGGGGTCAATTTGGGAAAGGTCCCTCACATCGATAACTTTTATATAAATAGAATCCATTTTATAATGGTTGACCACAGCGTTGGTGATACTATCCTTAAAATCGCTGCCTTGAGTGGCAATTAATAACTTCTTTTCCATACTTGGGGAATTCACATCGTAGGGTTGGATGTCCCCCATAGAATACTGGTATTGATACCAAATGAGGAAAAGAAAAAATACGGCCATTACTCCCAAGAATATATAAAGGATATTTCTAAAACGTTTCATAATTTTTTGGTTGTATGGGTCTTCACGTGGTGCTTTAACAAGTCCTTCAAGTCTTGTAAATAGACTTCAAGCGTTTTCTTATTCAAATCAGGATGTACGCTAGACGGAATGGTAATCGGATTTTCATCCAAAAACCGATAAAGTTCAGGATAATCTGATTCAATAATGTTGGTCAGGGCACTGATTTCCGCTAAAATTTGTCGTTCTTCTTTCACAATACCAAGCTTTAGGATTCCATGACATTGGCAAGTTTTTCACTATCGATGATATATTCGGTTATTTTGAAAACTTCTTTTCGATTCTTTCGAAACTGTTTTAAGAAGGTACCCAGTTCCTCTTCGAGATGTTCGTGTTCTGTTTTAATAATTCCCGCATCACTTTTATTGGGGTCCTCAACCAGATAGCCCAGCTGAATTCTGTGTTTGGCTACTTTTTCCAAAAGGTCTTTACTCCGGCCGTTCAATTCGAACAATTCTTTTTTCAATTCTTTTACGAGTATCAAATTTTCCGGCTTAGTAATCCACATGAAGTATTTATCGACTAAATGATGTAAAAACCGAAGGTCGTCCCTGTAAAATTCCAAATCGGATTTCCAGTATTGGGTAATTACATAAAGTTCGTCCCATGGTCCGTCCTTTAAAAATTCGGTTTCGTCACTGTATTCGCTAGAGCTCATCTTAAAAACTGTTTATGAATTATGATACATAAATGTAGTGGACTGATACCCTATTTGAAATGACGAAAGTCATTATGTACCTTATGATTTTAATCATTTTTTGATTCGGACCATATACCTAGATTCAAATTTACAACCACTTAATATCAGATGATGAATACCATATTATATGCTACCGACTATTCTGAAGACTCTGCCACGGCATTAAAAATATCGCACCTACTAGCCAAAAAATTTGGTTCGAAATTGTTCATAATGCATGTATTCGACGTGCCTCTAAGTCTTGCTAGCCCGGTCTCCGTGAGCTATATGAATAAAGAAAAAAGACTAATCGTTGAAAATCGTTCCAAGTTGAAAGAATTCTGTACTGAACATTTGGGAGACGCTTGGCAAGAAAACAATACGAATTTTGTGGTCGATGAAGACGGCTCCGCAGCGGACTGTATTCTAGAAAAGGCCATAAAATACAACGTGGATCTTATTATTGTTGGGACTAAGGGAGCTAGCCGTGTTAAGGAATTTTTCTTGGGAAGCACCACCAAAGCATTAATTAAAAAGGCGCCTTGCGCCGTCTTGGCCGTACCAGAAATGCATAACATTGGTACTTTTGAAACTATAGCCTATGCCACAGATTTTGAACAGGCCGATATTTTTGCCATTAGAAGGTTAATTCCGATGGCAAAACTATTCAATTCGCAAATTAGGCTAGTACATATTACGACCCCGAATGAATATGCCGGTGAACAACAAATGGAATGGTTCAAAGACATGTTACAACAAAAGGTTGAATACGATAATCTGGAGTTCGAT
This sequence is a window from Maribacter aestuarii. Protein-coding genes within it:
- a CDS encoding AAA family ATPase → MVILVCGLPGSGKSYFASRLAETIHAQYFNSDRLRKELFPKRTYSKSETAKVYEILLNKMEAAINTNTDLVLDATFHFKATRKPFISKGKGSIVFIEIQANEDVIRERLKEDRLFSEADLRVYRLIKEQWEALEQPHLTLQSTNDNIEAMLQKAVHYLKNEKRSN
- a CDS encoding universal stress protein — protein: MMNTILYATDYSEDSATALKISHLLAKKFGSKLFIMHVFDVPLSLASPVSVSYMNKEKRLIVENRSKLKEFCTEHLGDAWQENNTNFVVDEDGSAADCILEKAIKYNVDLIIVGTKGASRVKEFFLGSTTKALIKKAPCAVLAVPEMHNIGTFETIAYATDFEQADIFAIRRLIPMAKLFNSQIRLVHITTPNEYAGEQQMEWFKDMLQQKVEYDNLEFDLILSDNVFKELQEYLNKKNAAMLAMLERKNNNFFEKYIQQDMVKKMVSDITVPLLSFNVSGL